The stretch of DNA ATCGAGCATCTGTTAGTGTACATTAAAAGGGTTATAATGACGCAATTGCTTAATCAAACACAAGCTGTATGGACTGTGTGGCAAGTTAAAGCAGTAAAGCATGCAAATGGCCCTTCGGTCATGCCAATGTGCTGTTATTAATCAGAAGCTGACATACATTTTACTGTATATCAATCTCGATGTATCCGAAAACTCAGTTATGACACTGAAAATATCAGATCCCAACTCAgcaagtcattttatttatttatttataaataatatacaacACAAATCTCAACAGGTAAtaatttaaaggtttattttaaacaagTCTTAAAATGCTATAGTTCTGTGTTTATCAGTCTTTTTTATAACCaaggaaactgaaaaatctatattaaatcaaatcagacatcaaatcaaatcaggaCCGCGTGAATTGGAATTAAATTCAGTAATTCAGTAGCAATACACAGAACTGCTGTAGACCACATTTCTTTCCTCTCAGCAAACATAACTAAAACAACTAAGGCTGACAAATTACTCTTATCATCTTTTATTCTGCTCAAAGTTCTGATGATCATTATATCATTCTATCTATAGTCTATAAAAAGCCAGAAATGtgtagaaaagaaaatgcaagtCAAAATGATCATTACTCTTCTGTAAATACAACGTGACTTCCTCCCAAATATCGTATTTCTTCTGATCATCAGCTTTTGTCatataaagcacagcacattcTTATACTTAAGGGATGAAACTAGTGAAGCTGCTGCATTTTTGCTTGAAGTATAATTAATGAACAATTTATTAAATTAGTAGCCAATCAATTTTCTTTTGATCAACTATTGATTATTAACTGAACACTGCAACTCAATATTCCCCCTCTAATTCTATTATTAAAATGTGCACATCTTTTAACTAAAatatatttgttcatttttcaataaacacttttataatCAGCAAAATGTTGTCGAGGGAACGTCACAAATCACAAATTTtactaaatgtattttttggtgCTTATTTTACCAAACATTCATCTCAAGACTGAACCTACGGATGTACATAGCATATAAATAGTTTTCTTTACTCTGTGTATCATAACGAATGCAGTCAAGTAATCTAATTCTAGTGTGTGCTGTATTAAATTAATTATCATCATCTATCCAGTGCATCATTATTAATAAGTCTTTGTGTGTGAAGCTTACTTAATGTTctgctaaaataacaaaaaatggtTCCATAGGGACACAAGTTATTTTTATCCTTATTCTGACCCCAACTCAGACTGAATTTGTTGTCCCTTCTCATTTATACAACATGTTCATTCATCTGACTGGCTCTGTGTACATAACAGGAAGGAAGCCTTTCCAAAACTAGTCATGAGGAAAGCAACAACATCTCCTCATAAAATCACAAGGATGGACATGCATGCGCAATTGTATTTCGGTGGTGTTCGCCAAACATGACGCTCATGTCGTGACAGCGCGccgtgttttatttgtttgttttctaacaGTCTCGTTGATTATAAGCGACTGGATTCTTAGAAAGCTGTAGAAAGATGGCAATATCATGGTAGAAAGAATATTTGTTGACGTTTTCATCTGCACACATGGTGATGTGTTGGGGTTGTGATGATGAAAGAGCACAGTAGACCTGAAGAAAGCAAtgcccacacatgcacataccaGTGAACACTTATAGAGTGGTCCTTCGGAGGCAGAAACAGGCTGTTTGAAGGTTGTTCTGTAatctttgtgtctgcaggggCACTTTCTGTACAGCTACGACATTTCTTTTGGGAGACTTTACAAATCGCTCCTCCAAGAACAAAGCCACAGTGACCTTTTAGTGAACACCTTACAGTTAATTTGAGGGGCAAGACCAGCACTTGTCACTGCCTGTGTGCTCAGTTTATACAACTAACTAGAGATGCAACTTGACTGaattgtctctttgtgtgttcttgtttttttgtagccTGTCATAGCGCTCTGTTGCTGTTAGGGAAAGCGTGGCTGAGATGTGGATCTTTTTAGCAAAGACTTGTTTTACAAGGTGAAGTGAACACACAGGATGTACACATTCAAGGATGTGATGCACTGAGATATAGCGACTGTCTATATTGTAGTTATAGGCCGAGTATGAGTCACACAGAGAAATAATTCCAGATTGTCCTCAAGCGGACAATGCAGAGGAACACTGACTATAGATGACACATATTCACACTCAAATCAACCTAATGAAAGTCCACACAGATGTAAATAATTTACATCTGAcgctaagcaaaaaaaaaaaatttccctTAGGTCCTGAAGCACAGCAGTGACTGTCCATTTTCTTGAATTCATTTGAGTGTGCCATTGTCACAGTCAGATAGTTCTTCCAGTGCAGTGGGCATCACAGGcccgtctctgctgctgcctctgataAGGTGAGAGTGCTGTGGGTGCTTTCACTACATTTCCCattgagcgtgtgtgtgtgtgtgtgtgtgcaccctgcatgcacaaaataatataaatactagccataattaaacaataaattatgcattttaaaataaacataaaataagttCATTGTTGTCATTATAAATTCTAAAATTAGCAGAATGTTAAAAGTTATGTCATATTGGCATGTCTGAAATAATCTCAATGTCTCAGTCATGAGAAATCAAAGGCCTGAAAACTCTGatagtgaaataaaatatgagGTTAATTTTTTAATCCAGGATATGAGTGCATAATCTTAAGCATTTACACACCATGTTTGTACTCTGTTCTGTGATGTGTATAGACTTTCTATGACTTACTTAGATTAATATAGTAAATATCCTTTATAGTTTATAGTTACATCATAAAAACCGAcaatacaaaaaacaaccaccacaacacaaacaaacaggtcaCTAATGGCGTGTTACCACTGAGTGGaatggttcggtttggtacagtagtTATTTGCGTTACCATTAGCAATAATACTTAAACAACTGGCCCTAACTGTTCTATTTTTCGGTGCCCTTccctttggggtaccagagtaatgggctttaccatactgtactgtaccacgatggaaacactgcataattaaaagtcaattaGAGCCGCTACATCCATCAATATAACACCTTTCTCTGTCCCTTAATAGACAACTAAGAACCAGTAAacagtgatttgatttattaCCGTGACCTTAACTCCTGCACTTTAAATGCCAAGCAAACTTTATACACTGttgcattattgtttttgtcaaaatgattGTTTGTAACCTGTCTCCTAAATCTCTAATATTTACTATGACgtgtgctgctgacctcttCAGTCAGGTCACACTTGGAAATGAAATTTCAATCTCAGTGGGTTCTcactggttaaataaaaatgaataataatactaatatattCTTTTTATGAATGCTACACCTCTTTACGTGTAGTGATACAGTTTCCCAGAGAACAGATGTAAGTTTTAATAGGCTTTGTCCATCTATACTAgataaaagtatttatttaaataaggtATTTAAGTCATCagtgaacaaaacacaaaatatgaaatCCCCAACATTGATCCATGAGGCACACCCATtggacaaatgaataaacactgCATTCAAAGAGTGATTTCTCTTTTATCAGGGGCATTAATGTTTGAACTGTGTCCATGAGAATGTTTGGAGGGATTTGTGCATGTCACAATGTGTACAAGACACAAACATCACTATTGAGAGATACTATAattcatatgtatatttaaaaataaaaagacttgGTGCTGTTGCTGAAATTAAATGTGACACTGCAACCAGGCTGCCTATCCACATTTAACCCTGTTGCACAGCAGGTTTACAGTAATTCAACAGCACGCACAGaaatcatttaataataatccTCAGTAAAGTGACACTAAGCATGcttttaccacacacacacacacacacacacacacacacacacacacacacgctggtgcAGAAATAGAGCTGTAACTCACATATGAAGGAAATACGAGtcagaaaaaaatgttaatgatTATGTTGGAGTTGTTATAACCTGGAAATCTCGAGTTACCTTCAGGACATACACCGTGTTACCTCACTGAACTCCACACACAGGAGGAAACCCGGCGGTCTTAACATTAACAAAGTCGTCATTGAACGCAGCACATAAGttcatcatttgtttgttttcattgataaaaaaaaaaaaaaaatagttaccTCCCGACGCCAGTTCGACCACGAGCGACCACCAGAGGAGACCGACTATCCACAACTTCCTCCGGGCGTTTGTCTCCACAGAAGAGTCCATGTTCGTCTTCTTGTTCTCCCGGTGCAAACACTGATGTCAGCGGACTGTTTGTCACAGTTACATATTTTCACAGCTGCCGTAGCTTCTTCTCGTCAAACACCGACTTCTTTAAATCACTCAAAGTAGTGAAAGGACGAGCCGACGTCTGCAGCAGCAAAACCCGGCTGTACTGAACTGAAGCGAGGAGGCAGTGAAGTGGACCAGACCTGTGTTTGACTCcgcctcgtgtgtgtgtgtgtgtgtgtgtgtgtgtacatgttttgtTAGGCCAGGGGTCTACAACCTGCGGCTCTACAGCCCCATGTGGCTCTTCCGCcctctgcagtgtttttatttttatttatttatttattctatttcatttttttctttcaaattggACACCTCTTATACGATGGAGTATTTAGGACCAAACTgttgaaagaaagaacaaactAATCTTTTTGGCGCATCAACACCACATTATCATCAGCATTAGGACTTTAAAGATTGTAGAAGAAACTGTTTCGAataaagaatcacacagacttggtGGAAAATATCTCTTTTGTGGAGGACGAAATTGCTGGTAGTGGACGACTGCAAGGCTACTGCAGGTAACATCTGCATTCTGCATATTATGCACGGAATATGTTGCAGAAAGCCTAGACATTAACTGAGTTTAAcgttttttaaatccaaactgAGAGTTCTTGAGGACAACTCCACATATAATCTGCCTGTAGAtgtaatctgttttctttttatttgtcttttgcttgtgtgtttgaaataagaTAAACCATTCCCAACattgaaataaagtaaagtgcatATTTGGAGTACTGTCCATCTTTGCACCCACATATCACACAAATATAGCTTTTTggcttagtggttagcactgttgcctcacagcaaagaGGTGCTTGGGTTTGATTACTGGTCTAGGACGTTTCtgtgtgaagtttgcatgtGCTCACTCTGATCAACTGTCCATCTAACCTTGGAATTTTGTTTTGCACTTTCAGTGCAATAAGATGCTTTCCTTTTCTCGAGCATGAACTACATACAATCTAAACACtgttttgattatttcaaagtgggttactttATATCAATAGATATAAACTATTGATAATAGAAGATCAATTTTCCACAAATACAGAAGGACTGAAATAGATCAACAACATTATGTGGTTTATTTCATGACAGGCctatttttttggtgttttctttttgtatagTTCTTAAacttcataaatgcaacaacaacaagtaattttttatatatagtttatctatatataaaacttAATACATGATGATACACATTTTGGTTCAAACCCCATCGTTATATTTTACAGGTCCTCACAACtataaggtgttttttttgttttctatcttttttttaaggattaagACTTAGTTTTATGTGTATggttaaaattaattaatttcaagTTTACTTATTTGTGTACACTGTAGTGTGGGTGAAACCTCTCCAAGACATATGCACTGCAGTCTCTTCAGTTCACATTTAATGGGATCACAACCAAAAACATCCAGGCTAAAAACGAGTCATTATGAGGTATTAAGAGTAGATACTGTTAAGTGGCACAATCATTTAATATTAGTAAGGAATGAGCAGTTAAAATGTCTTTGACGGTGACTGACGTCAGCAGGTTCCCGTCAGTTTCCTGTACTCCTGTTTGACACAGCTGTAGATGGGATGGTAGAAGCGTCTGTCTGATGCCATGAGGTCAGTCACAATCTCAACGTGATTGACTCTCGGCAGCAGGTAAAGTGACACCTTCACTGACAGCGAGGTGAGGAGTTCAGAGAACTTTGTGGACGATTCAACGGGAACGACAGTGTCACTGGTCCCATGGAGCAGAGCAAACGGAGGCACCctggcagaaattaaaaaaaagaagacgacCATCACTCAAAAGTGCTCGTATTAGTACAGATAGAACAGATTTAAATATAATTGTTGTTGATACCAATAAATGACCTATTGAATATTATCCTCACCTGTTAAGTTTGTCCTGGCTGAGTGTTTCTAGTGAGTGTGATGGTGAGTAGTATGGAAAGTTTTCCTCTCCATTCATGGCTTTGTGCATAGTGGACACGTATTCAACTGCTCGCTTCTGCTCATGCTCATAGTGGTCCATGATGTTGTACACGCCACTCAGACCTGTCCCGGATATACGACAGATTTCAGCTTTGTTTCCTTTATGATAATACATAGTTGTAACTGTGATGCGCTGTTTTTAGTCATCCTTACCAATAACTCCTTTGATCGCCATTGTAACATCCCGTTGTTTATTGGCCTCAATGAACAGCTCCTCTCTTGTGTCGGTGAGAAACAGCGTGGTCAAAGCACACAGGTGTGCACCTGCTGAGTGGCCAATTAACACGACACTGtcctgtaaaaaacaaaaaaaacaagacatgacgACAGGTTTTCTACCATGAACACTATATGACTAAGGATGGCAAAAAAAGGTCAATATGTCTGAGggccagggtgtaccctgccttttgccccaGCTGAGATTACctccagctccctgtgaccctcatgtagaggataaagcagttgacaatgaatgaataaatgtcaaagcaaaaatgacaaaatatcaGCCCAGTCAGCAGGATACTATGTGCCACttgtacatttctgcaaaccacaaatATGTgtgagcatgacatttcctgacTATGTTTATGTTTAGAGACAGTGAGTATTGGGTTTCACCTGAttagtaaaatgtgtttttttacctcattgcaacaacatcctctccatacaaaacaggacattgcagagttaaaaaaaaaaaacaacaaaaaacaccaacatgtcCTTAGAACAGTGTGAAAACACACCAGGATGTTCTCATTAAACCatcaaatgtataaaaacacaccaaaaagtAGAGGAACATTTCTCCACCTGTCTACTGCCAGTCCTGAAGTGTCACTTACTGTTGTTACTCACTAACACTGACCCATTCAATTCCAGCAGAAAATTCATAATTACTTCACCCCATGGAGTAGGAGAGGAGTAGAATATCTTAGAGACCACAACTCCacctgaacagggacttgaaccctggacctTCAGATcaaaagtctgatgctctaccaactgagctaccCAGGCTTCCGAGGATGCTTTTCGTGGATGCAAAATTCAATTGGGGGACAAATTCTACAGCAGAAAATTGGCAACAGAAGCCTCATGAATGGGATGTATTTAGACATCCATCTGGGAGTTTTAGACTTGAGAAATCATCACTCAACAgactaagacaccaactatcagccacctacaatgctgtcctgagctctcttccaaaaagaatcaacaagcaaacacataacaacaacaacaacagtgaagtcCAACAGCCACACAGTAGTAGAGTCTGCCTCTCAGGTGACCCACAGAGGCTTGTTGcctgaatggggtgaagtctgccatctctgattgccttgttgatGTAGTTCACAGTTCATAGTTCATATAGttcattcaaacattttccccatacatacatgtacaaatgcaacattttaGAAATAGTCGAACAGTAGAAATTGAATTATGCTTTCAAGTTCAGTTAAAACATGACTGCACTTACCACATAAAAAAGGGATTTTAGTAAAGTTGAATTCTGCACATCTTGCTGGATTTATATAACTGAACGCTCAACAAAAGTTGTCAGCTTTTTGGGTTAATCCTAAATAGTACATTTTCCCTTTATACTCCGATAGTTTTTCGTAATTTCCACAGAGCAGTTCAAAATATTTCTTACTTTGTCAAAGTTGAACTTCTGTCCGCTCTCTTGGGCCCAGACCAAGCAGTCAGCGATATCTTGTACCATTCCTAAAACATTCCCCTGTGAATCAGATTAAACCCAGAATCACTTCAGATaaccacacaaaacattcataCTTTCAGTTAACAACCTGCTGTTTGAGTTACCACTGTGGAATGAACACAGTAGTCATCATTCACGCTCTACAAATCAAATAATTGGAACGACAatagtgtgtctgtgtcgtTTCCCTACCTTTGGATAGGTGCAGTAATCTGGACAAATGACAGCTGCATTCAGTTCTTCAGCCATTTGTCTGGCCAGCAGACAGTATGTGGCTCTTTCTCCTGATCCCCACGCACCCCCATAGATGAAAACTACCAGCGGGGCAGGAGCACCTTCAGGCTTGTTTGGTGGGTGGTAGAAGTCCAGCTTGTTGCCTCGACGACCAAAGACAATGGCCTACAAAGCATTGAGACGGAAATTTTagccatatagagacaaacaaccatccactctcacactcacactcacacctgtggtTATTTAAgtcaatgaataataataatccccacatctgcatgtttttggactcgAGCATGCATGATTCAATTATAAGGTCAGTTGGaataaagaaatacaatcaAAGAGATTGAAAAGTGCAGAGAATGAAGCTGTAGTATTTTAGGTATTTCATGACACGtctgaaacacacattcacacagacttacggttaataaaaaaaactcactttttCACAATGCATATGATTGTTGTCATTCGTGTACCACGACTTCCCCTGAAAGTAAAGTCTCCCATACTGCAGATATTTGAGACTTTCCAGGACAGCTATGGTCAAACAGTATATTCGCCTGACGGAGACaacaaaagttgaaaaaaactgaattaaaatcTTATCTTAATGAGTAAAAACACTAAGCCaaacataacatttattttaccttGGTTTTAGAGCTTCTATGTACTTCTTATATCCAGGCTTATTGGGCCATCCATAAGCCCACTGGGCAACAAGAGAGATGGAGTATGGGAGGCCGACCACCAGGACACCCACAGCCACCGGCAGTGACATGTGATATTTTAATCCTGACctttaaaattcaaaaagggaaacattcacacatttcacatcaaAAGTAATACCACTGCACTCTCCACCACAAGTGATGTATTTGACAGGCTCTTACATGATGTGGCTGCGTCTGTCGGTGTCACCTACAACCATAGAAAacgtaaataaaagaaaacacatcattAAATATGCTGTTATAGAGTGTGTACAATTATAATGCATCACATGCATTATACCAGCTGAACGGTTGCTGTCTATAACAAGGCACATTTTGTAAAGAGTTCGAATATTCTGCTTAATTAATGTTTAGTACAGTGATTCACAAAATATGGGCCATGAAGATTTTGCAGGGGGGTCGTGAACGGTCAACAAAGAGGGATTATAATTTACTTGTCAAAtgttgtttatatgtatatggaAATACTTTTGGTGGGCCACAgaatattttcaacttttgAGCAGCTACATCCTCAGATTCAGCATGTATGTTATTTATGATCCGAATATCAGcttttaataaatgcacattttaactTAATCTTATAATTACCATCATTATGATATCAAGttagtaatttaaaaaaaaatattaagatttGGTGGTACTAACACTACCCGGGGATGTAAATAGCAGCCTGGTAACAAATGAAATCTAATTAATGGTTTGTTACTAAACAGCAGGGATTAATACATGATTAATAAATGTTATTGTatagtgttattttttttatttttgtccttttgttaCCATAAACACCCTTTTACTTTGCTAGAGAGTAACACAAACATAATTTAAGCTATAACCCAGTGACGGCTACTATAACAGtatatatgactatataacTAAGAATAAGGACAATACATTATTTACAATGACACCAGTCGTACACGTCGTTATGGCTTTTCTCCCTTTGTGTTTaagagaaaataatgatgttgaAAGAGATTATCTTGGCCACATTACATAATTTTACAATTTAGCTTCGAAAATACACTATATGACTTTGGCGACATCTTTTCACAGTGTCATTGTTATGTATTAGCTAGTTCATTATCCCAACATTTGAAAACCTTTAACATGAATAATCCAAATCTGCAGTGTATTAACATCAACGTCAATAACGGTTTTGCTGGTTAGTTAATGTGCTTCGGAAAAGGAGGTCGTAATAAAACACCGGAAGTTAATGCAAACCTACCAAAACAAAACGTAATCTAGCAATTTATGTCGAAGTCAACGTCCAAGGATAATGCGGTTAGTTGTTCAACTCACTGAAtcagatgaataaataactggATGACTGGATAAACAATAACAGGTGAGTATTCTTCTTTCTAACCGTCCTTCAGGAAGCCGGTGTCGTATAAGTATACAAAGATTAAAAGAGAGCGACGAGAGAGGTGTCGATTCTAATTTCCGGTTTggcaataacaaaaaaaaaaaacaactggctTCCGGTTTTGGTCAGAAAATGCAGAGAAAATCGGATTTTAACAATCAAAAAGATTTTTCAACACTGTGATAACAATGATgtaagaaataaatataaaaatgaatcattattAACAATCTCTGCTGACAATTAGTAAAAGCATATGGATAATATCATATGTTTTGGGGGAAATCAATGGGAAACAATTCCAGAATGTGCATTAAAAGTGATACATAAATCTTTAAATCAATCGAAATATTTTACAAATcataaaaattaaatcaaaattatTCATATCAGATGTGGCGGGTTTTTGATCCGTGGACGCGTCACACTGCACATAATGGGGAGTGACAGATTTCTGTCTTGTCTTACCCAACATCTCTGCTCTGGTATTCCGGAAATAAATAATAGGGTTGTCAATAAGTAATAAATCAGCCAACTAATTCTTCACTGTAAAAATACATCACACAGTTACaagtgaaaatgttgaaaagtaaAGCATCAGTAGAAATCTATTATATTATCTTAATCAGATTGTATAATTCTATGATTATAATATGTGCAATATAAACAGCATTTTCACGAGGCAGAGATTAGGTTCATAGATTATAGGGCCTCTTTTTATTCAAGGATTATCTGTATTACATTCATTGGAATGATAATGTTGTGAAACCTCAGAAACAcctcatgttgttgtgttgttgagtcattATGACGTCAGTAAAGATGAGACTATTTGTTTTGACACACATAAAAAACCCACTGTAACTCAGTCTAATAACTACACATCATAAATGCAAAAGAACCTTGACAACACTAAAGCTCATTCTCTGgttgttaaaatgtaaaagtgtgGTTACTTATTTACTCTTTCATCATCATGTCTCACCAGTGACTAAAACTATTATATGTCCTTGTGATTTTCCATGTACTTTTTTGCGGGGCAGGTTCTCAGACAGACCACCTTAGGTCACACAGTTTATTAGTAGACATTCTAAAGTTCACTGACGACTAAATGTCAATATACATTTTCTACAGGTGACGTCAGTTCACAATAAATAAACGCAAATGCATTCATGCTCTTTATTCTATGTTTATTCTGTGGTTTAGTCAACTGATTTCTAATATAATCACTATAATTTTTTTAGCTTAAataaatccatttaaaaaacagGCCTTTTATAAATAAccctaaataaaaacaaaatatagttGTTATTGTTTATAATGAGCAGGAAAATGTAATCTTATCTATTTAAATTTGTGCCAAACCACAACCGGTTTATAACAAATAATCAAGTATAATTGGCGTTAGAATAATCCACTTGAATACTTTATTTCCTATAGCCAAAGGAGATTATCACTGgtattttgatttgtttgaatcATGCGGCGCAGAAAGCTGCACTGCTGATTTAtgtccagcagggggagccAGAACTGCGTCAGTCGCTCCGCAGAGCCACCTGTAGAGCCACCACATTAATACAGGATAAGGTTGATTCGTAGATTaatgtaatttatattttgACATCAGTGAATTAAATTCCCACAGGCTTTGAAATGTCATtctcaaagttgttttttatatttttaattgatcACAACCTTAAATAATAACCTCTTTCCAGTCTACATTAGGGGATGAGGCCCTCTTATTAATAAGTGTGTTTATGGTCAGATAGGGTGTAAGATCTTGAGGTACATTCACATTTATTGCTTCGATAATATGTCCGATGACCATTACtgcattgtgttgttgttcaatATTCTCTTCTTGAGTGTTCATTGGTGTTTGTGGAGGAAACGTTAATAGTCACCCCAATTATCAGATATACAGTTTGTAGTGTAGAAAATTGGCTTAAACACATGTATGCACAAACAAATTGTAACGTATAAAGAGTGTAATTCCACAGAAACTTTTCCCCCACACAGATATCCACTTATTACACGTCTTTACCTCGTACTTGAGTGTGCACTTGTGGACAGAGGCTTCATTGACCATGACCACAGAAAACCTTGGACTCAACATTGTCAATTCATGGAAAGTGGAGCAGCGTACGACTGCTGACCAGCCCGATGGCTTATTGTTATGTTTGGCCCCACAGAGCGGAGCCTGCGTGTGTGGTTGCTCCTCCATCTGCCATGTTGTGGGGAGTCCCAGGTGTGTTTTCTGAAGCCACAGTGGAAACGCAGCCGTTCACCGAGTGCAAACTCAGGCCTTTACATGGCATGATGAGCAGCGTCAGCCCGTTTGGAGCGCTGTGGTAACAATTCACAGCattttccagtgtttgtttaagAATTACACTGTCCTTGAGGGGAAATATTGTATGCATGGTGGTATTAAGATAATAACAATttacaagtgtaaaaaaaaacctgtgtccTGTGTAGGCGTAGAGGAGTCATGGCGACCAATCAATCACACCAAAAAGCAGTTCTTTTTTATGGTGGTCAGAGTGAAACAATGACAACACGTCACAACACAACTATGTTCAGTATGCATCTGCTGGGACGTGATAAAAGGTGTGACGACTTGTTGGAAATTATTGCCGACACACAAGTATGTTATCTTTACAGTGGACTCTCACAGCAAAAAGCTGAATCACTGCAGCTGtgaaaccacacacatacacacagactacTGATGATATAGTTTTCATTGAGATAGCATAACAtttaaagcaaacaaagaacacTTTTGACTGTGTAGAGAATATAATTGTTACGATCGACCCAAAACATTATGAAGTTTGTATCGTGCTTCTGTTCTCTCCTGATACTCATTTCAGGTGCAGAAAATTCCATTTGTacccgagagagagagacttctcTGACTGAAACACAGTCTTAAATTCTTCACACTGGTTTTTGTCGTTCACAAGTTACTGGGAGAGCCGGTCTGGAGCGCTATTGTCTTTATTTATCAAAGGGCTTACCCTAACACGCTCCTTCCGGTGAGTCACTG from Solea solea chromosome 8, fSolSol10.1, whole genome shotgun sequence encodes:
- the si:dkey-193c22.1 gene encoding uncharacterized protein si:dkey-193c22.1; translation: MSGLKYHMSLPVAVGVLVVGLPYSISLVAQWAYGWPNKPGYKKYIEALKPRRIYCLTIAVLESLKYLQYGRLYFQGKSWYTNDNNHMHCEKAIVFGRRGNKLDFYHPPNKPEGAPAPLVVFIYGGAWGSGERATYCLLARQMAEELNAAVICPDYCTYPKGNVLGMVQDIADCLVWAQESGQKFNFDKDSVVLIGHSAGAHLCALTTLFLTDTREELFIEANKQRDVTMAIKGVIGLSGVYNIMDHYEHEQKRAVEYVSTMHKAMNGEENFPYYSPSHSLETLSQDKLNRVPPFALLHGTSDTVVPVESSTKFSELLTSLSVKVSLYLLPRVNHVEIVTDLMASDRRFYHPIYSCVKQEYRKLTGTC